The Streptomyces camelliae genome window below encodes:
- a CDS encoding PucR family transcriptional regulator encodes MDSRTDHRLDTQGAGITVQRALELPGLRSGLPEILAGADRLGRTVRWVHAGEVPNIASLLKGGELLLTTGYGLGTRPAEQRAFVRTLAERGIAALVVELGPRFTRLPAALVDTARAAGLPLVQLHREVPFVTVTEEIHTEIVNGHYALLQRAEEVHRRCTEALLGGGGVPQVLGILADFSGNPVFLETADARLLYAAGEGPEGADPLQVWEGLRGPHKEAPPPAGSVLVDVPGGGLGTAGSVRARLVLLPVRSPLAPVHRIAAERAAGILAVVLMQARQEEELAARGRGDFLTDLAEGRISAQDAPAQARVLGFKPGDSPLLPVVMRMGDSLSPGGGWAVLARAVSEELAAVGVPVLLGVRPVEGRVLVLLGLRAEAERAAVADRVAAALRAGVERAGMRRPGSPPPVVVVGVAGGWAAASAGLRHAAETATAAQGLTDRPWYDARRLDIDLLLWRLRDHPDLAAFVDRAIGPLRDHDRRSRPPLLPTLETYLAHAGRKAETARELHLNRQTLYNRLARIGELLGTDLDDPQTVLALSLALRARRHVP; translated from the coding sequence ATGGACAGCCGTACGGACCACCGACTCGACACCCAGGGCGCCGGGATCACCGTGCAGCGGGCCCTTGAGCTGCCCGGACTGCGCAGCGGACTGCCGGAGATCCTGGCGGGTGCCGACCGGCTGGGGCGGACCGTGCGCTGGGTGCACGCGGGCGAGGTGCCGAACATCGCCTCGCTGCTCAAGGGCGGCGAACTGCTGCTCACCACGGGCTACGGCCTCGGCACCCGCCCGGCCGAGCAGCGGGCGTTCGTGCGCACGCTCGCCGAGCGCGGGATCGCCGCCCTGGTGGTGGAGCTGGGCCCGCGCTTCACCCGGCTGCCCGCGGCCCTCGTGGACACCGCCCGCGCTGCCGGGCTGCCGCTGGTCCAGCTGCACCGCGAAGTGCCGTTCGTGACGGTGACCGAGGAGATCCACACCGAGATCGTCAACGGCCACTACGCGCTTCTCCAGCGTGCCGAGGAGGTGCACCGCCGCTGCACCGAGGCCCTGCTGGGAGGTGGCGGGGTGCCGCAGGTACTGGGCATTCTGGCGGACTTCAGCGGCAACCCGGTGTTCCTGGAGACCGCCGACGCCCGGCTGCTGTACGCCGCCGGGGAAGGGCCCGAGGGCGCGGATCCGCTCCAGGTGTGGGAGGGGCTGCGCGGCCCGCACAAGGAGGCGCCGCCGCCCGCCGGTTCGGTGCTCGTGGACGTGCCCGGCGGCGGCCTGGGTACGGCGGGCTCGGTGCGCGCCCGGCTCGTGCTGCTGCCGGTGCGCTCACCGCTGGCGCCGGTGCACCGGATCGCCGCCGAGCGGGCCGCGGGCATCCTGGCCGTGGTGCTGATGCAGGCCCGGCAGGAGGAGGAGCTCGCGGCGCGCGGACGCGGTGACTTCCTCACCGATCTCGCCGAGGGCCGCATCTCGGCGCAGGACGCCCCGGCGCAGGCCCGGGTGCTCGGCTTCAAGCCCGGCGACAGCCCGCTGCTGCCGGTGGTGATGCGGATGGGTGACTCCCTTTCCCCGGGCGGGGGCTGGGCGGTGCTGGCGCGGGCGGTCTCGGAGGAGCTGGCCGCGGTGGGGGTGCCAGTGCTGCTGGGTGTGCGGCCGGTGGAGGGCCGGGTGCTGGTGCTGCTGGGGCTGCGCGCGGAGGCGGAGCGGGCGGCGGTCGCTGACCGGGTGGCGGCGGCGCTCCGGGCAGGGGTGGAGCGGGCCGGGATGCGCCGGCCGGGCTCGCCGCCGCCGGTCGTGGTGGTCGGCGTGGCGGGCGGCTGGGCGGCCGCGTCGGCGGGCCTGCGGCACGCGGCGGAGACGGCGACAGCGGCTCAGGGGCTCACGGACCGCCCCTGGTACGACGCCCGGCGCCTCGACATCGACCTCCTCCTGTGGCGGCTGCGCGACCACCCGGACCTCGCCGCGTTCGTGGACCGCGCGATCGGCCCGCTGCGCGACCACGACCGCCGCTCCAGGCCGCCGCTGCTGCCGACCCTGGAGACGTACCTGGCGCACGCAGGGCGCAAGGCGGAGACGGCCCGCGAGCTGCATCTGAACCGGCAGACCCTCTACAACCGCCTCGCCCGCATCGGCGAGTTGCTCGGCACCGACCTCGACGACCCGCAGACGGTCCTGGCGTTGAGCCTCGCGCTGCGCGCCCGCCGCCACGTGCCGTAG
- a CDS encoding glycosyltransferase family 4 protein, translated as MSPLSSNAPHGQSPLRTVQVLGGGNAGSSAHVRSLAEGLVARGVRVTVCAPVEADRVYDFTGAGAEHVHVPRSSDPVSVAALRAACAGADLVHAHGLHASFRSVLALSGRRTPLVVTWHDRARAEGPRAHMLRLLERRVVRTAAVVLGTSSDLVDRARRTGARDARLAAAGLPGPRTPADRDDPDRLRAKIRAELGATGRPLLIAVGSLDRHRGYDVLLDAARAWRQLDPVPQVVIAGEGPLRPQLARRIEDEELPVRLIGRREDVPELLAAADLALLTSSWESRSVLAQEALYARVPLVATRVGGIPDLVGDAAALVPYGDPEALAGTVVHLLADPERCQELREAGVRQAAGWPTEDETVAQVLSVYDELTQPRPLA; from the coding sequence GTGAGCCCCCTGAGCAGCAACGCGCCGCACGGCCAGTCGCCGTTGCGCACCGTGCAGGTGCTGGGCGGAGGCAACGCCGGCAGCAGCGCGCACGTGCGCTCCCTGGCCGAGGGGCTGGTCGCGCGGGGCGTGCGGGTCACGGTGTGCGCCCCCGTCGAGGCCGACCGCGTCTACGACTTCACCGGCGCCGGAGCCGAGCACGTGCACGTGCCGCGCAGCAGCGACCCCGTCTCGGTGGCCGCGCTCCGGGCCGCCTGCGCGGGCGCCGACCTGGTGCACGCGCACGGGCTGCACGCCTCCTTCCGGTCGGTGCTCGCGCTCAGCGGCCGGCGCACCCCGCTGGTGGTCACCTGGCACGACCGGGCCCGCGCGGAGGGCCCGCGGGCGCACATGCTGCGGCTGCTGGAACGGCGCGTGGTGCGCACCGCGGCCGTCGTCCTCGGCACCAGCTCCGACCTGGTGGACCGGGCCCGGCGGACGGGGGCGCGGGACGCCCGGCTGGCCGCCGCCGGCCTGCCCGGACCGCGCACGCCCGCCGACCGCGACGACCCCGACCGGCTGCGCGCCAAGATCCGGGCCGAACTCGGTGCCACCGGACGCCCGTTGCTCATCGCGGTCGGCTCCCTCGACCGGCACCGCGGCTACGACGTCCTGCTCGACGCCGCCCGCGCCTGGCGGCAGCTGGATCCCGTCCCGCAGGTCGTGATCGCGGGGGAGGGGCCGCTGCGCCCGCAGCTGGCGCGGCGGATCGAGGACGAGGAGCTTCCGGTGCGGCTCATCGGCCGCCGCGAGGACGTGCCCGAACTGCTCGCCGCCGCCGATCTGGCGCTGCTGACGAGCAGTTGGGAGTCGCGCTCCGTCCTCGCCCAGGAGGCGCTCTACGCGCGCGTGCCGCTCGTCGCGACCCGGGTCGGCGGCATCCCCGACCTCGTCGGCGACGCGGCCGCACTCGTTCCGTACGGCGACCCGGAGGCGCTCGCCGGCACCGTCGTCCACCTCCTCGCCGACCCGGAGCGGTGCCAGGAGCTGCGGGAGGCGGGGGTGCGGCAGGCGGCCGGCTGGCCGACCGAGGACGAGACGGTCGCCCAAGTGCTCAGTGTCTACGACGAGTTGACGCAGCCCCGGCCGCTGGCCTGA
- the recN gene encoding DNA repair protein RecN, protein MVCSVLEEMRIRSLGVIDDAVVELSPGFTAVTGETGAGKTMVVTSLGLLLGGRADPALVRIGAGKAVVEGRITVPSGAPVVVRAEEAGAELDDGALLISRTVSAEGRSRAHVGGRSVPVGLLAELADELVAVHGQTDQQGLLKLSRQRQALDRYAGDAVAVPLAKYAEAYRRLRAVAAELEEITTRARERAQEADMLRYGLDEIAGVEPRAGEDVELAEEAERLGHAEALSSAATAAHAALAGNPEDPEGIDASTLVAGAHRALEAVRAHDPALAALADRIGEIGILLGDVAGELAGYADDLDADPLRLAAVEERRAALNALTRKYGDDIDAVLAWAERSAARLTELDGDDERIGELAAERDALRTELGGLAQALTDARTEAAQRFAAAVTAELASLAMPHARVSFDIRQTEDPDGVEVGGRPVAYGPSGADEVELLLAPHPGAPPRPIAKGASGGELSRVMLAVEVVFAGTDPVPTYLFDEVDAGVGGKAAVEIGRRLAKLAKSAQVVVVTHLPQVAAFADRQLLVEKTNDGSVTRSGVKVLEGEERIRELSRMLAGQEDSETARAHAEELLATARADL, encoded by the coding sequence ATGGTCTGTTCCGTGTTGGAGGAGATGCGGATACGGTCGCTCGGGGTCATCGACGACGCCGTCGTCGAGCTGTCGCCCGGGTTCACCGCCGTCACCGGTGAGACGGGTGCGGGCAAGACCATGGTGGTCACCAGCCTGGGGCTGCTGCTCGGCGGTCGGGCGGATCCGGCGCTCGTGCGGATCGGGGCCGGGAAGGCGGTCGTGGAGGGGCGGATCACCGTCCCCTCGGGCGCGCCGGTCGTCGTACGGGCCGAGGAGGCCGGCGCCGAGCTCGACGACGGGGCGCTGCTGATCAGCCGTACCGTTTCCGCCGAGGGCCGCTCGCGGGCGCACGTCGGCGGGCGCAGCGTGCCCGTGGGGCTGCTCGCCGAGCTGGCCGACGAGCTGGTGGCCGTGCACGGGCAGACCGATCAGCAGGGGCTGCTGAAGCTGTCCCGGCAGCGGCAGGCGCTGGACCGGTACGCGGGGGACGCCGTCGCCGTACCGCTGGCGAAGTATGCCGAGGCCTACCGGCGGCTGCGGGCCGTTGCCGCCGAGCTGGAGGAGATCACCACGCGCGCGCGTGAGCGGGCGCAGGAAGCCGACATGCTGCGCTACGGCCTCGACGAGATCGCCGGCGTCGAGCCGCGGGCCGGGGAGGACGTGGAGCTGGCCGAGGAGGCCGAGCGGCTGGGGCACGCCGAGGCGCTGTCGTCCGCCGCGACGGCCGCGCACGCCGCTCTCGCGGGCAATCCCGAGGACCCCGAGGGAATCGACGCCTCGACCCTCGTCGCGGGCGCGCACCGGGCCCTGGAGGCCGTACGCGCGCACGATCCCGCGCTGGCCGCGCTGGCCGACCGGATCGGGGAGATCGGGATCCTGCTCGGGGACGTCGCCGGTGAGCTCGCGGGGTACGCCGACGATCTCGACGCCGACCCGCTGCGGCTGGCGGCCGTGGAGGAGCGCCGGGCGGCTCTCAACGCCCTCACGCGCAAGTACGGCGACGACATCGACGCCGTGCTGGCGTGGGCCGAGCGGAGCGCCGCGCGGCTGACCGAGCTGGACGGCGACGACGAGCGGATCGGGGAGCTGGCCGCCGAGCGGGACGCGCTCCGTACCGAACTGGGCGGTCTCGCACAGGCGCTGACGGACGCGCGGACGGAGGCGGCCCAGCGCTTCGCCGCCGCGGTGACCGCCGAGCTGGCCTCGCTGGCGATGCCCCACGCGCGCGTGTCCTTCGACATCCGGCAGACCGAGGACCCCGACGGCGTCGAGGTCGGCGGCCGGCCGGTCGCCTACGGGCCGTCGGGCGCGGACGAGGTCGAGCTGCTCCTCGCCCCGCACCCGGGTGCCCCGCCGCGGCCCATCGCCAAGGGCGCCTCCGGTGGTGAGCTGTCCCGCGTGATGCTGGCGGTGGAGGTCGTCTTCGCGGGCACCGACCCGGTGCCGACGTACCTCTTCGACGAGGTCGACGCCGGTGTCGGCGGCAAGGCCGCGGTCGAGATCGGGCGGCGGCTGGCGAAGCTCGCCAAGTCCGCGCAGGTCGTCGTCGTCACCCACCTGCCCCAGGTCGCCGCGTTCGCCGACCGGCAGCTGCTGGTCGAGAAGACCAACGACGGGTCCGTCACCCGGTCCGGCGTGAAGGTCCTGGAGGGCGAGGAACGGATCCGGGAACTGTCCCGCATGCTGGCCGGCCAGGAGGACTCCGAGACGGCCCGCGCCCACGCCGAGGAACTGCTGGCGACGGCACGGGCGGATCTCTGA
- a CDS encoding FAD-binding oxidoreductase translates to MASRSTAHRALAALRADLAGEVFAPGDPGYDEARAVVNARIDRRPAVIAQCADAADVVQAVRFARDLDLHIAVRGGGHGLAGTLVDGALVVDLRRMRAVVVDPAAEAVRVEGGATMSDLDRTLRPYGLAATGCHAPGAGVAGSVLGGGTGRLDRVFGLAVDDLIGVELVTADAERVHANDDENPELFWALHGAGGNFGVATALTLEVHELPEFSVALPLYPPESGPDVVRTFRELIRTGPQELGGAVLYLAGPPARCGALLTYAGGAGGLRELAAPLLALPHETDLCGAQALELPYPPAGLRGDGSAECLGGLPDAAVDVLCARAADMPVPSAGRLTLLPLGGAIATGPRAYPVPYRDALWTVHPFACWADPADDEPNRAWVRDVCADVRPWSTGDVCLTLIGDEGPERVRAGLGAGNTLRLEKVKRAYDPDNVFRFNHTVKPV, encoded by the coding sequence ATGGCTTCCCGTTCCACAGCCCACAGGGCCCTCGCCGCGCTCCGTGCGGATCTGGCCGGCGAGGTGTTCGCCCCGGGCGACCCGGGCTACGACGAGGCCCGGGCCGTCGTCAACGCGAGGATCGACCGGCGTCCGGCCGTGATCGCGCAGTGCGCGGACGCGGCCGACGTGGTCCAGGCGGTACGCTTCGCCCGCGACCTGGACCTGCACATCGCGGTCCGCGGCGGCGGGCACGGTCTGGCGGGCACCCTGGTCGACGGCGCGCTGGTGGTGGATCTGCGCAGGATGCGCGCGGTCGTCGTCGACCCGGCGGCCGAGGCGGTCCGGGTCGAGGGCGGGGCCACGATGAGCGACCTGGACCGGACGCTGCGGCCCTACGGCCTCGCGGCCACCGGATGCCACGCCCCGGGTGCGGGAGTCGCCGGCTCTGTCCTCGGCGGCGGCACCGGCCGGCTGGACCGCGTCTTCGGGCTCGCCGTCGACGACCTCATCGGTGTGGAGCTGGTGACCGCCGACGCCGAACGGGTGCACGCGAACGACGACGAGAACCCGGAGCTGTTCTGGGCGCTGCACGGCGCGGGCGGCAACTTCGGTGTGGCGACGGCGCTCACCCTGGAGGTGCACGAACTGCCCGAGTTCTCGGTCGCGCTGCCGCTGTACCCGCCGGAGTCCGGCCCGGACGTGGTCCGCACCTTCCGCGAGCTGATCCGCACCGGTCCGCAGGAGCTGGGCGGGGCCGTGCTGTACCTGGCCGGTCCGCCGGCGCGGTGCGGTGCCCTGCTGACGTACGCGGGCGGCGCGGGCGGCCTGCGTGAGCTCGCCGCGCCCCTGCTGGCGCTGCCGCACGAGACGGACCTGTGCGGTGCCCAGGCGCTGGAGCTGCCGTACCCGCCTGCCGGACTGCGCGGCGACGGGTCGGCGGAGTGCCTGGGCGGTCTGCCCGACGCGGCCGTGGACGTCCTCTGCGCCCGCGCGGCGGACATGCCGGTGCCGAGCGCGGGCCGGCTCACGCTCCTTCCGCTCGGCGGCGCGATCGCCACCGGCCCGCGCGCCTACCCGGTGCCGTACCGGGACGCACTGTGGACCGTGCACCCCTTCGCCTGCTGGGCGGACCCCGCCGACGACGAACCGAACCGGGCCTGGGTGCGGGACGTGTGCGCCGACGTACGCCCCTGGAGCACCGGGGACGTCTGCCTCACCCTCATCGGTGACGAGGGCCCCGAGCGGGTCCGGGCGGGCCTCGGCGCCGGGAACACGCTGCGCCTGGAGAAGGTCAAGCGGGCGTACGACCCCGACAACGTCTTCCGGTTCAACCACACCGTCAAGCCGGTGTGA
- a CDS encoding NAD kinase, with the protein MTQNLARTVFLLAHTGRPAAIRSAELVVKGLLRHGIGVRVLEEEARDLPLPEEVGLVKEATPDCLDGCELLIVLGGDGTLLRGAEFARASGVPMLGVNLGRVGFLAEAERDDLDRVVDRVVARSYEVEERMTVDVVVHRNGDIVHTDWALNEAAVQKAGAEKLLEVVLEIDGRPVTGFGCDGVVLSTPTGSTAYAFSAGGPVVWPEVEALLMVPISAHALFAKPLVTSPDSVLAVEVLPHIPPGVLWCDGRRTVELPPGARVEVRRGAVPVRLARLHHSSFTDRLVAKFALPTTGWRGAPHHSTE; encoded by the coding sequence TTGACACAGAACCTGGCGCGTACTGTTTTCCTGCTCGCCCACACCGGGCGGCCCGCGGCGATCCGCAGTGCGGAACTCGTCGTCAAGGGGCTGCTCCGGCATGGCATCGGGGTGCGGGTGCTGGAGGAGGAGGCGCGCGACCTGCCGCTGCCCGAGGAGGTGGGGCTGGTCAAGGAGGCGACGCCGGACTGCCTCGACGGGTGCGAGCTGCTGATCGTCCTCGGCGGCGACGGAACGCTGCTGCGGGGTGCCGAGTTCGCCCGGGCGTCCGGGGTGCCGATGCTCGGCGTCAACCTCGGACGGGTGGGATTCCTCGCGGAGGCCGAGCGCGACGACCTCGATCGGGTGGTCGACCGGGTGGTGGCGCGGTCGTACGAGGTCGAGGAGCGGATGACCGTCGACGTCGTGGTGCACCGCAACGGGGACATCGTGCACACCGACTGGGCGCTGAACGAGGCGGCCGTGCAGAAGGCCGGCGCCGAGAAGCTGCTGGAAGTCGTGCTGGAGATCGACGGGCGCCCGGTGACGGGGTTCGGCTGCGACGGTGTCGTGCTGTCCACGCCGACCGGGTCCACGGCGTACGCCTTCTCCGCCGGCGGGCCGGTGGTGTGGCCCGAGGTGGAGGCGCTGCTGATGGTGCCGATCAGCGCGCACGCGCTGTTCGCCAAGCCGCTGGTGACCTCGCCGGACTCCGTGCTGGCCGTGGAGGTCCTGCCGCACATCCCGCCGGGGGTGCTGTGGTGCGACGGGCGGCGGACCGTGGAGCTGCCGCCCGGGGCGCGGGTGGAGGTGCGGCGGGGGGCGGTGCCGGTGCGGCTGGCCCGGCTGCACCACTCGTCGTTCACGGACCGGTTGGTGGCGAAATTCGCGTTGCCGACGACTGGATGGCGGGGGGCGCCTCACCACTCGACGGAGTGA